ACGGCGTAGCCGATCACGGCGAGAGGGAATCGGTACCCAGGAAGCTTCTGACCACTCAGCACCGCGTCACCCTACCCCAACAACTTGCCACAACCCTCGCCAGTCCGGACGCCGTGCACGGCGTCCAGCGTGGCTTCCAATTGACGAGAGTCGTGGACGTTTGCGCCGGTCAGCGTGATGGCCAGCGGTAGACCGGAGGCATCGATCAGCAGGTGCAGTTTGCTCCCGAGCTTGCCCCGGTCCGTCGGATTGCGCCCCGTCTGTTCGCCCCCACGCGGGGCCGGTAGACTGCAGCCATCCAACGCCGCGCGCGACCAGTCGAGTTGCCCTGCAGCGGCCGCGTGGTTCAGCACCTGCTGGAAGAGACTCGACCACAGACCCTGCGCTTGCCAACGATGAAATGCGCG
This genomic interval from Deinococcus humi contains the following:
- a CDS encoding IS5 family transposase; translation: MVDLLFTHRTPSPPPLRSSDNFPLRACAQNRVGSGRGMVERWVPDGLWTLIFPMIPEPPPRPKGGRPHLHPRRVLAGILYILRWGLPWRQLPTALGFGSGITCERAFHRWQAQGLWSSLFQQVLNHAAAAGQLDWSRAALDGCSLPAPRGGEQTGRNPTDRGKLGSKLHLLIDASGLPLAITLTGANVHDSRQLEATLDAVHGVRTGEGCGKLLG